In Dermacentor variabilis isolate Ectoservices chromosome 11, ASM5094787v1, whole genome shotgun sequence, one genomic interval encodes:
- the LOC142563828 gene encoding cell cycle control protein 50A-like → MSNPQQKSHRPIDRPFWQQKLPGWTPVLNAGNAAMPFLLAGFIFVPIGVAVFLTTSRLQEYQFDYTECRQVNTNKTCASVIAKEPTKSCVCYEIITLPEDFHQTVNVYYGLTSYYQNFRFYVQSRDEKQLLGFPHSVRYVCKPYDVDPKTGYTIFPCGAIANSLFNDTFKLRYRAGSNYRDVEISTENISWPSDRERKFRNPISRNLSGTVKPPNWPLPVDQLPGGLQNEAFMVWMRTAALPSLRKLYGRIASTGEFTRVMPRGEYYLEVHYRYPVTVFGGTKRLILSNASWMGSRNPFIAIAYVCVGCLCVALGLAFIAINRRFGSIKFPMPEISDFCEKRHVWRARKPSLLPLPQTRSGSTAGRPPSKTSVR, encoded by the exons ACCGCCCCTTCTGGCAGCAGAAGCTCCCCGGCTGGACGCCAGTGTTAAACGCCGGCAACGCGGCAATGCCTTTCCTGCTGGCCGGGTTCATCTTCGTGCCGATCGGTGTGGCCGTGTTCCTGACCACGAGTCGG CTGCAGGAGTACCAGTTCGACTACACCGAGTGCCGGCAGGTGAACACCAATAAGACTTGCGCCTCGGTGATCGCCAAGGAGCCGACCAAGAGCTGCGTGTGCTACGAAATCATCACGCTCCCAGAAGACTTCCAT CAAACGGTGAACGTGTACTACGGCCTGACCAGCTACTACCAGAACTTCCGTTTCTACGTCCAGTCGCGGGACGAGAAGCAGCTGCTGGGTTTCCCACACAGCGTGCGCTACGTGTGCAAGCCGTACGACGTGGACCCCAAGACCGGCTACACCATCTTCCCCTGCGGCGCCATCGCGAACAGCCTCTTCAACG ACACGTTCAAGCTCAGGTACAGAGCGGGATCCAACTACCGGGATGTCGAGATCTCCACCGAGAACATCTCCTGGCCCTCGGACCGCGAGCGGAAGTTCAGAAACCCGATAA GCAGGAATCTGTCTGGCACGGTCAAGCCTCCAAACTGGCCGCTGCCCGTGGACCAGCTGCCCGGAGGCCTGCAGAACGAGGCGTTCATGGTGTGGATGCGTACGGCGGCGCTGCCATCGCTACGAAAGCTGTACGGTCGCATCGCCAGCACGGGCGAGTTCACTCGGGTGATGCCTCGAGGGGAGTACTACCTCGAGGTGCACTACC GGtacccggtgaccgtgtttggtgGCACCAAGCGGCTGATCCTGTCCAACGCGTCGTGGATGGGGTCGCGCAACCCCTTCATCGCGATCGCCTACGTCTGCGTCGGGTGCCTGTGCGTGGCGCTAGGCCTCGCGTTCATCGCCATCAACCGCCGATTCGGCAGCAT CAAGTTCCCGATGCCCGAGATCTCGGACTTCTGCGAGAAACGGCACGTGTGGAGGGCGCGAAAGccgtcgctgctgccgctgccccAGACCCGCTCAGGCAGCACGGCCGGACGGCCGCCGAGCAAGACGAGCGTCCGCTGA